The genomic interval ATGCTTCCAGCGGTAGCAAGCTCCTTAGCCAAGTATCTAACAAGATGCTGGCAGTCTCTGTTGAGCGTCTCACATATATGCTTTAAGTTAGTGATGAAAGTCCGATTTCCCGCGATCACTACTGAGGGCCTAGGCGGTTCGAAACGTGTCTTGGTGGCCGCACCTTTAGGTAAATTCGAGTAAAGCCTGTTCAGCTGTTGCTCGTAGTTCTTCTCGTTCATTTATGATTCACGGAAATTGCTCAAACATATTATGATGCAGAGGAGGTAAAAGGAGTTTCGGTCTACGATAACCGCTCCGTCCTTAAGTGGTTCCCATCTCCCAACTTCGCATGTACTCAATTTGTTCAGCTGTGAGGTTATCTATCTCAACCTTCTGGCTCTGGAGAGCTAGCTTCGCTACCCTCTCATCGATCTCCTCTGGAACTCTGAAGACCTTAGGTTCCATATCACGCCCGTGACGTAAAAGATATTCAACCGAGAGAGCCTGATTCGCGAAGGACATCATCATAACTTCCGGCGGATGACCTTCAGCAGCCGCGAGATTGACGAGCCGACCCTCAGCCAATAGGTAGATGCGTCGCCCATCCTTCAACCGATACTCGTCAACATTTGGTCTAATCAACCTCTTTTGTTCAGCGAGCTCACTCAGTTCAGCGATGGATACCTCCACATTGAAGTGGCCGGCGTTGGCTATCACGGCACCACTCTTCATCTTTGACATATGTTCCCCGCGTATCACGTTTATATTACCAGTAGCAGTTACGAAGAAGTCGCCTATCTCGGATGCCATTAGAAGCGGCATCACCAAGAAGCCGTCCATCTTGGCTTCAAGAGCCTTCAAAGGGCTAACTTCAGTTACTATCACGTTGGCGCCCATCCCACGGGCTCTCATCGCTATACCACGGCCACACCAGCCGTAGCCGCAGACAACGAAGCTCTTTCCAGCTAAAAGGAGACCCGTAGCACGCAGTATACCATCGATGGTACTCTGACCTGTTCCGTAACGATTGTCAAAGAGGTATTTCGTGTAGGCGTCGTTCACCGCGATAATTGGGTAGCTCAGAACCCCGGATTTAGCCATAGCTCTAAGCCTCACGACGCCGGTGGTGGTCTCTTCCGTACCTCCGATCACTGCTCGCAACTGATCCTTCTTCTTGGTGTGTAGTGTCATGACTAAGTCTGCACCATCATCGAGGGTAACTTCAGGTTGATGTGAAAGTACATTCTCTATGCACCTATAGTACTCCTCGCCTGTCTGACCTCTCCAAGCATAGACATTAGTACCTTCGCTAGCTAATGCTGCCGCAACATCGTCTTGGGTCGAGAGAGGATTAGAGCCGCAGAGATAGACCTCCGCCCCTCCAGCTTTTAGGGTCCGAGTAAGGACTGCGGTCTCTTTAGTAACATGAAGACATGCGCCGACCTTAACACCTTTGAGAGGTTTACGTTTCTCAAAGTCGCTCCTGATACTCATGAGTACCGGCATTCTGCTCTCAGCCCACTCGATGGATAAGCGGCCTCCCACGGCTAGGGAGATATCCTTGACCTCAAACTCTCGCATAGCCACCCCTCCAAGTTGACCCTATTATCCTGAGTAGGAGGATTTAAGCCTCTTTCACCACGGTATTATGACAGATATATTGGGAAGCTACACTCTATAGGTGTATACTAGTAGACTGGTATAAGGAGGGGGAAGACAGCTCTTGGGGAGATGGCTGGTCACATCAGCTTGGCCATACATTAACCATGTGCCACACCTAGGGACGATGATTGGTTCTGTTCTCTCAGCGGATGTTGTAGCTAGATATCTGCGGATGAAGGGCGAAGAGGTGGTCTTCGTAAGCGGCTCTGACGAGCATGGCACACCTATAGAGGTCGAAGCCATAAAGGAAGGGAAACATCCGAAGGAACTTACAGATAGAAACCACGCCAAGATAAAAGACCTCTTCCAGAGGTGGAAAATCTCCTTCGACAACTACACAAGAACCGAGAGCCCCGTTCACAAAGAGATAGTACGGGAGATCCTCCTTAAAATTTACAAGAACGGTTACATCACCACGGAAGAAACCATACTTCCATGGTGCCCCAGATGCCAACGTTTCCTGCCGGACAGATTCGTAGAGGGAATATGCCCATACTGCGGGTATGAGGGAGCACGTGGGGATCAATGTGACTTCTGCGGCAGACTTCTTGAGCCTACCAAGCTGATTGGACTACACTGCACAATCTGTGGGGCACACCCAACTCTTAGGAAGTCTAAACATTGGCTCTTCGACTTGCCCAAGTTCTCGCAAAAACTTCTAGAATACATTGAAAACAATAGGCAGCTGCCAGACAATGCTAGGAACGCTACGCTCAAGATGATAGAGGAAGGCCTCAAACCCCGACCCATAACACGTGACAACTTTTGGGGGATACCAGCCCCATTCCCCGGGGCAGAAGGCAAAACCGTTTATGTCTGGATAGAAGCAGTGCTCGGGTACATTTCAGCCACAATTGAATACTTTAGAGACAAAGATAACCCCGAGGGTTGGCGTGACTATTGGGTTGACCCCTCGACACGGACGCTCTACTTCGTCGGGAAGGATAACATCCCTTTCCACACAATAATACTGCCAGCGCTTCTCTTAGCCAGTGGAGAGAAATATAATTTGCCATGGAATGTGGACTCGACAGAGTTTCTCATGTTCGAGGGGCAGAAGTTCTCTAAGAGCCGCAGAGTTGGAGTCTGGATTGATGAAGCACTTGAGATGTATCCTGTTGATTACTGGAGGTATACGCTCATTTCATCCAGACCGGAGGCGAAGGACTCAAACTTCACATGGGATGGCTTCTTAGAGAAAGTGAACTCCGACCTCAACGATACCCTAGGAAACTTCATACACCGCACACTAACCTTCGTCGACCGCTACTATAGCGGGCGTATACCTAAACCTAACAGGCTAGATAAGGAGGATGAAGCGGTACTCCAATCGATAAAGAAGTATAGCGCCGATGTTGCCTCCTATATTGAGCGGTTCAGGTTGCAAGCCGCAGTTGGGGCTGTAATGGAGCTAGCACGTCTCGGAAATAAATACATCAATGACAGGGAACCTTGGAAGACCATCAAGACCACTCCGGAGAGGACTGCGGCCACCATCTACACATCTGCGCAGATCGTAAAAGCGCTGGCAGTTCTATTAGCACCTTTCATGCCCTCCACGGCGGAATATGTCTGGGGGCTTCTGGGGCTTCCAAATAGCGTCCACGATCAGAGATGGATGTCTGCATCTGAGGAGCTGCCACCAAACCATAGAGTAATGAAGCCTAAACCAATCTTCTCCAAGATTGAACTCTCAGAGGTTAGACGCAAGCTGGAAGTGGGAGCCGTGGCAAGGGATGAAGGCAAGATGACAGTAGATGAGCTCTCCAAGTTTAGCCTCAAGATAGGCAAGATCATCGATGTGAACTCGGTTCCAGGATCTACAAAACTATACAAGTTGACTGTGGACATTGGGGGAAGCGAACATAAGACGGCTGTAGCAGGATTAAAGGGAAACTATTCAGCAGAGGAGTTGAGGGGTAGGTTGGTAGCAGTAGTTACCAATATAAAGCCGCAGAAGATCTTTGGCGTAGAATCTGAAGTAATGATCCTAGCTGGTGAGGACGACGAAAAAGTTGCACTACTGCAACCAGACCGACAGCTGAAACCTGGGAGCAAGATCTATTAAATGGAACTCAAACTTGACCTCCACGTCCACACAGTCTACTCTCTGGATAGTTATATCACCCTCGAGGAGGCTATCGAACGCGCAAAAGAGCAGGGTTTGGATGGTGTAGCCATCACGGACCACAACACCACCAAGGTCTGTAACAGGCTGCCGAACAACTCAGGTCTAATTATTGTGCCAGGTATTGAGGTAAGTTCGTTGGGGGCTCACATACTGGGGCTCGGTATTAGAGACAACATTCCAAGGTCGATGCCAGCCGCTGAGACCGTTGAAGCAATTCACAGCCTAGGCGGAGTAGCAGTCATTGCGCACCCAACCTCTATCTTAAAGGGCGCTAAAGAAGAAACTATTAAGCTGGCGAGACCAGACGCTATCGAGACAGTGAACTCTTCGACTATATGGCCCTTCTCGACCAAGATGAGCCGGCGACTGGCGGAGAAGTTAGCGTTACCTCAGACGGGTGGGAGTGACGCCCATACCCCCAAAAGTATCGGTACAGCTTATACCCGTATCGATGTTGATAGACCAACGCTCGACGATATCCTTAAGGCGTTAAAGGAGGGGAGGAGTAAAGCTGAGGGAGGTAGGGATTCTTGGAGAAATTTGGCGTTTAGGGTGGGTATGCGTGTTATAAAAAGTGGGAGGGCCTTTAGATCTCGTCCTCTATCTGATCCAGGTTTAGGTTTATGAGAATCTTCTTGTCAAATCCTGTTCGATCTTCTAGATCTGTCAAGTCTATCCCTCTAACAGGTCTTGAAGGATTGTGGATTTGAACACGCTCGGGCAGTATGACTTGTAATACTTTCATCGCTCTCTCCCTCCAGAGTTAACCACACTCTATAGCTTAGAGGATATATTCTATTGTATTTCAATTTAAATTAAAAATAAATACCAATGAAATATTAAAATATAAGCCTTTAGTTCGGCAAGCCAAACAATTATAAAAAAACACGTCAAAAACGATGATTAACGAATCCTTTTTTTAAAGGATTCGTATGGAATATCCTTTGGTAAGATACATGCCCATTAATGACAACGCGGCCGGTCACTGAAAAAGGCATCTCATGATCTTTACGCTCTGCAAACCAAAACAGTAAATACCCCACGCCTCTTTGTGGATGGCGACTCGGATTCCCTGCGTCTCATTTTTCGATTCTTCGAAGATTATGCACCCTTAACCCGTGCCCAAGCCTCTGGAATAGAGTACCGCCAAGCAGAGCTAATTTTCACCTATCTGCTACATTCAAATTCTTTAGAGTGAAGCCCGTGAGGCTCTTAACGTTGCGAACTCTAAATGGCTTGCCCGCGTTATTATCCCGTTTAGATGCCCTTCACCCAAGGTGAGTGGCGCGATACCAGAGCGCTACCTTAAGTTGTCGATTATCCTGCGCTTTATCTTGGAGGAACTGTTCAGATCTCCCCGCCCGAATTTTGGAATTGTTACAACCTTAATGCGGTAACCCCCCTCTTCGATGGCAGCTCTGACTTTCCCCGCGATCTCATGTTGGTCATAGCCGAGGGCGATGATGTCTGGCTTGTAGGTTTCGATTACTTCCGAGATGTTCAACTCCTCATGCCCCAAGAAGGCTTTGTCGACAGGTTTTAGGCCCTCAACGATAGCGAGTCGTTCATCTTCTGGAAGAATTGGATCCTGCCCCTTTAAACGTCTGACTGTGGAGTCCCGCGCCACCACTACTATCAACTCAGCGCCCTTTCCACCTAACCTCTTTGCCTCTTCAAGGAAGCGGAGGTGTCCATAATGGATCAAGTCGAAGACACCTGAAGCCAGAACCCTCTTACGCTCAGACAAAGCCTATCATCTCTAACTGTCCTCTTCCCACCTGAAATCGATAACCTTCAGAAGACGCAGGGCGTCTAAGAGCCCTTCACAGTAAGCTAAGGAGATTAAAGCCGTGGTAACATGGCCGTTCTTTCTGAAATAAATGGCATCCTCAAAATACCTCCTTGCCAAATCTATGACTTCCCCACTGTTTCTGTCAATTTTTTTAAGCTCAAGCTGAGAGAACACCCTCTCGAGATTTCCCTTATACCTCTCAAACTTTATGCGATCCTGCTCATCCATAGTTTCCACCCAACAGCCCCTCACTACAGTGAGCACCGGCGAATGCCTTCAACGCTTCCTTCTCCATGAAGTGGAGCTCCCCTATGAAGATTATAATGTGAGGAGGACCACCGAAGTCAAATTGTAGTAGATCGCCCACTCTACTGCATTTGATAGTTGGCTGATCTGAGCCAACCCTGGCAACCCCTACAGCTATCCGCTCGGGAGTGACAACTCCCTCTCTCCGCCTCTTCTCTATGGAGAGAAGATACTCGAGGCCCTCTCTAACTGTCATATACCGTCCATGGCTGGCTGCTATGTCGAGGAGTACGAGTGTATGTAACCTCCTAGCAGTGTTCTCGCCGATTACGTCGTAAGGTGTCTCCGGTCTGTAGATCTCGCTAGGGAAGGGTATAGTAACCGTCCTCCCAAATTTGTAGTTTTGGAGCCCAGCTGCCCCAGCTGCGGCTGTTAGAATAGATACACCAGGAATGACCTTAGTTTCAATCCCCAGCTTGTAGGCGCGGAGCCTAAGGTCAATATGGGTAGTAGCCGCCATTGGGTCGCCTGGAACGAGGAGGACAACATCTGACGCATCCGCATCCTTCAGGATGGTCTCTTCAGGGCGCTCCTCTAGATCCTCCCTACTCAGCTTAACGATCGGCTTGCCTAAAATTTTCTCGAGGTTCTGGATCGAGAGGCGGGGCATAAGACTCGTGTAGAGTTCGATGTATATCTTCTCAGCCTCCACAGCCCGCTTAAGCCCGGATAAAGTTAACCCACCTTCGTGGTCTAGCCCCAACCCCACAAAGGTCAACATACCCAACCACCACCTATTGGAAATTTGGCAAAGAAATACTATATGGGGCGAGATTAAACAGCCGCCGCTCCAACAGACCAGTTATAGTAACGGAGCCGCTACCTTAGCCGCGTAGAACACGGTTCGTATACTAGAGGAGGGTTAAGGGGGATTAATTTAACCAAAAAGAGCCCCAAGTCCAGCTAGGGCCTCCTCCTCCTTCTTTTTCTCCTCTTTCACTTCCTTCTTCTTCTCCTCTTTGGGTTTTGCAGCCGCCTCAGCTGGCATTGGAGCTGCTGCCGGGGATGCAGGGGCAAACCCTATAGGGGATGACTTTAAGGCCTCGTCGATGTTGACCTCTGATATGGCAGCTACGAGTGCTTTAACCCTCGCCTCGTCGAAGGTTAGTCCTGACGCTGAAAGAACCTTCTTAAGATTCTCTTCATTGACGGGTTGTTTAGCGAAGTGTAGGAGAAGAGCCGCATGAATATATGGGGAAGACAACAACACTCACCTCATCACCAAACAGCCATAGACCTTTCGACCATTTAGGTTTTCCGATCTATTTATCTCCCCTCATATTTGAAGGTTTTGCCTGAGGTTAACTGTTTTGAGCCAGACCTAGCTGAGATGAGAACTCCAGCGAATGCCACGAATGCCAACGAGAGGTAAGCGGGTTGGTAGCCTAAGATGGCAATGAGACCGCCGATAAGGTAGGGTGAAAACGCCCCTACCCCGCTGCTTATTGTGAAGTATACGCCGAGACCGCTCCCTCGGCTGGCCTCTGGGAGAAACGTTGTGGCTAAGGTCTCCGTAAGTGGAAAAGTGGAGAAGAGAAATATTGCTACGATAGCGACGGTGGGTAGAGCCAGTAGTGGAGAAGGCGCTAAGGCAAAGGCGAGTGTGCCAATCCCGATTGCGGTGAGCATTGCCGTCAAGAGTACTCGACGGTCTATCCTATCAGTCAGATAGCCGCCGATGAGCTGCCCTGCCAAGCCAAAGAGGAAGAAAAGTGAAAGTGTACTGCCGGCTTGAGCCACGTCGAAGCTGTAAATTACAGTTAGAAGTAGTGGAAGGAAGGTTACAACGCCGCGGTCTACCACAGTGACTGAGGCGTTTATGCTTGAGAGTTTGAGTAGTTGGCGGTTCCGTAGCACAAATGTCATCCTCTTACGCTCCTCTACGGTTGCAGAGTTGGCTTGGCGCCCGGCGAGAGGGAGAAATATGGCGGAGGCAACTACTCCAAGGAGACCGAAGAGGAGGAATGGCGTCCTCCACCCCCAAGTGGCCAGATGTGTTACCATGAGTGGTGTGATGAAGAAGCTAAGGTTTGTGGCGATGCCGTGGAGCCCGTATGCGCGCCCTCTCTCTTCGCTAGGGAAGTTCTGGGCTATAACGGCTATAGCGGAAGGGTGGTAAGTTCCTCCACCAAATCCGGCCACCGCTTGGAATATAAGCAGTGTCCAGTAGTTGGGCGCAAGCCCTGAGAGGAAGATACCTACAGCTGAGAGAAGAAGCCCTAACCCTATAAGCAGCCTACGATCAACCCTATCAGCTATAGAACCTATTGGCAACTGGAAGATTGCGTACGGGATAAAGAAGGCTGAGGCTAAGAGTCCAGCTTCTGTAGTGGAGATCTCGAACTCCTTGATGAGTATGGGTAGAAGTGGGGGAAGTATCACCCAGTATGAGTGGTTGAGCCCATGGACTAGCGAACATAGGGCGAGAATCTTATACCTCCGCAACGGCTGATTCAAAGCTGCATTAGAGTGGAAATTGACGTATATTAAAATTCAACGGGCTCGGTGTTCAGAAAAGTAGGTGGTTAGCGCTTCAGCTGAGTGAAGGCGCGAATAAGCCCAAAACCGTTAAACTTCGAAGATGTTCGAGATGATTAGAATCTCTGGGCCGGTGGTTGTTGAGCCGACTAAAGCCCCACGGACATTTACCAGAATGCCGCTAGCTACGTAGGGAACCCCACCGTTCACAGTCCCAACATCCACAGGCACCTTCAGAACTTCAGTTATTAATGCCTTCTCCTCTTCTTCGGCGTGCGGGTGGAGTAGGGCGCCTCGATTTGTGGCTGCTGCGAAGGAACCGACATAGGGTAGGTGGGCTATCTCGGCGGGGTGAACCTCTACGTCGAAGATGTCCGCAAGCGCCCTCATCTCGCTGGGTTGGAAGGAAGGATCCACCACAGCGCCTTTGTCGTTAAGGAGGATTAGGTTGCCTAGGGCTGTCTTCTTTCCAGCTAGACGTTCTACGTTTATGTCCCTTAATTCCCGCTTGAGGAGGCGAACTTCTTCCTCAGACGAGTAGTAAGGTAGAGCTATTCCGTGCGTATTCCCAGCTGCTAGGACGCCGTTGAGCTTAGACTCTCCGACATCTATTTGACAGACATCAACCCCCAAGACTTTCCGTATCTTTGCAAGCTTGCCCTCGGACACCCCGGTGGGAACTAATGCATAGGTATCGGTAGCTAGGGCGTAGATTCCCAAGTTAGGGCTTCCGAGGATCTCAAATCTGTGAATAGTCAATTCACTCACCGATAAACAACCAGACACTATAAACCTTACCATTACTCCGCAGAAGACCCCGCTCTTTACTGGAAGATTGTAATATTCAGATACATGAAGACACAGGCAATGAATCGAACAGGGATGGCGAGATTTCGTTAGGCAATGGGGACCTTCAATCTCCCGAAGACATATAAAGGGAAAAGGAACAAGGTACCGGATAAAAAGAAGAAGATCCCTATACCTTCTTGAGATTGCCAGAATACAAAAGGGAGAACCCCGCCAAAAAAGCCGCCGATGACGCTGCCAAGCCCTGTTGACGCGTAGTAAAGCCCACTACTCTCTCCAAACTTTGTCCTAGGAACGAGTTGCATGGATAAGGCTGTACTTGAGACGCTGAATAACGCCCAAGATATGCCTATAACCCCCAACAACACTATCGCAATAACGACTGCACTGTTCAACGGCGAGATAGTACAGAGGATAAAGAGAGGGAAGAGAACTACGCGCGAAGCAGAAGCAACCATAATGAGCCTTTTATCACCATACTTATCAGCCATAACACCCGACCACTGATAACCCACAGCCGATGCCAGCGAATTCACAAAGAAGATACTAAAAATCACAAACGGCTCCAAGCCTACCTCATTGAGGAAGAAGATTGGAAACGCGGTGAAGACTATAGTAGCTGAAGCTGAAAATATGAAAACCCCAAGATTGAACAGACCTAGATCTGAACCCACCTCACTAACCATCTTCTTGAAGAAACCAATAAGGTTTGGTGGTCTGTGAATCCACCTGTAATGAAACCTGGCGCGCTCGGTGACACTTAACCCAGCACGCTCGGCGGCAATCTCTTCCCTATTAAGGGGGACATCAGGATCTCGAATAAGAACTAGGGAAGCTATGGATGCAACGACATACATGCCTGCAGAGATACACATCAAATCTGGAAAGCTGTAGACCGCAACGCCTATAGCGCCAATTATCAGACCAGCTGACCACCCTAAACCTGAAACCATCTGATATATTCCTATCTTCTCATTCCATTTTCCCCGAGCATTTAACTCTACTATAAGCATGTTGGTAGCTGGCTCATGCATAGTAAAGAAGAAAGCCTGCAACACACTCCAGATCAAGAAGTCCCAGACGCCCTTCGCGAAGGCTAACGGGACTAATGTAGCACCCGTTAGCAGAAAAGAGGCTACGACGAAGATCTTCCGTCTACCGAGCGTATCTGAGATCACCCCCCAAATAATTACTGAAGGAATCACGGCGAGGTTGAAGCATGCTGTAACAATACCTACATCCAGCAGAGTACACTTCAAATTCTCAACTATGAATAGTGGAACTAAGACTGATAAGAGACCTGCAGCCATTTTATATGGTATATAACCATAAAACCATAGGTTTCTACATCCAGGTTTGTCCATAACCGCAACTCTGATTAATCCTGAAAAGAGCGAGATAAAAGATTTAAAAGTTTTGTGAAACGTAGAAAATCAATTCACATGGTAGACCTAACGATCGAGAGTGGGCAAAGGTTATCTTAGAACCGTCTTTCTTTATTTTGGCTGCGGATGTGCGAAGATGAAGATGGTTCGAACTCTTCTCGTCTACATGGAAGCTGCTAAGCTGAAGACAGTCTTGCTCCTTGTTTTCACAGGCATAAGTGCTGCTATAGCTGGTGGAGGAATATCTGTCTTCGTCAACCCTACCCCCCTTTTAATGGCTGTAGTGTTATCAGGAGCAAGCGGGGCTGCGGGGGCCAACATGCTCACAAGCTATTTGGACAGGGACATCGATGCGGTTATGGAGAGGACTCGAAAAAGGCCACTGCCGAGCGGAAGATTGATTCCTGCAAAAAATGCCCTTTATGTGGGGCTGTCCCTACTCGTCATATCTTTAGCAGCTTCGGCTACCGTCAACTTGCTTTGCACCTTATTGATATTCATTGCAGTCGTGGACAATGTCTTAATCTACAGCATGTTTCTGAAACGGAAAAACCCCCTGAGCGTCATTCTGGGAGGTTTTTCTGGTGGAATACCAGTGCTCGTAGGCTACGCCGCTGCCACCGGAACTCTGCCACCCATCGCCTTCTTAGTGGCAGCCTTAGTCGTCCTCTGGATACCTACTCACATATGGAGCCTCGCCATAAGATATAGGGAAGACTACTCAAAGGTGAGAGTCCCTATGCTTCCTACGGTTGTCAGTGAGAAGAAGGCTGTTCGATGCATAGCTTCCACGTCTATCCTTCTCGTAGCTTTCTCCCTCTCCCTTTATTTTGCGGGGGCATTTGGGTTGCTCTACCTTGCAGTAGCCGCTACCTTAGGCGCCGGCATGATAACATTGAACACGATCCTAATTCTAAGGCCCACTAAGAGGAATGCCTGGATAGTCTACAAGTATTCAAGCCCATACTTGGGACTTCTCTTCATAGCAATGGTCTTAGATACATTATTGTAAAAACGAAGTCAACTTTAGGCGTAAGCCGCCACCTACATGCGACGGAGGGAGGCAAGAAGCTTCTTCGCCGACACTAACTCCTTCCCAATGCCCAGATTTTTCATAGAAAGACCTAACGCCAAGCCTAGAAGCTGAGTGAAGTAGACTGAAGGTATGGAATAGTGTGTTCCAAATTTCTTGTTGATCTTGCCTTGATAGGATTCCAGGTTCATCTGGCATAATGGGCAAGCTGTGGCTATGCATTGCGCACCATTCTCAACTGCGCATTTCAGGAGGTTTCTGACCAGCGGTAACCCTACATCTTCGTTAGTCATTAATAATGTACCACCACAACATCTCGCCTTTAGAGGATAGTTAACGACTTCGGCGCCAGCCCATGATAGGACGCGATCCATTGTTGTCGGAGCCTCAGGGTCGTCAAAAGATCTCATCGGACGAGTTATCTGACAGCCATAATAAGGGGCAACCTTTAACCCTCCTAGCCCGCGAGAGCCAAACTCTTCATTATCGGAGGATACAAACGACCGTATTCTCTCTTCGCCTACATCGTTTATTAATATATCCAATAGGTGGCGTATTTTCAACGAACCGAAATACGTGAGACCGATGCGGCCTAAGGTAAACTCAACCTGCTTTCTGAGCTTGGTATCCTCTGCTAAGAGTGTGTTTGTTTTGTTCAGGGTCGTAAAACAGGAGGGACAAATTACTAGTATATCCCTACTTGTCCTTTCAGCTCTCGCTAAGTTTCTAGCCACTAGGGCATGTGCACTTAGCTGATCTATCGAGATATACGCTGTAGCACCACAGCAGTTCCAGTCCTCCAACTCAACTAGACCTATCCCCAGTGCCTCTGCTACTAGCCTTGTTGAGGTATCGTAGCCTTTCTGCAAAAGCTGGACGGAGCAACCGGGATAATAGGTGTATTGAAGTAGCCGCTCCACTATATATCTGATCTCCATGATGCTTGTGACGTTATCTGTTTTATCTCGCGGAGTCCCTTGATCTTACATGGGAGATGTAGCAACCGTCCCCTAACCAGAAGCTTTAACCCAAGACACGCCATTCCTAACAATCTACGCGGGCTCGTCGTAAGAAAGAATTTCATGGAGAGCTCTATCTCAGAAACTCGACCTTTACGGTTCACGATATCCACGAACATCTTCGCAAGAGTCTTGGCGGGAGTACCTACACCATTCAAACCAAGCTTACCACTCAACTGCCTAAGCCTGTACATAATCTCGGTGAATTTGATTCCCGCTGGGCAGCGAACCGCGCATAGATAACAAGAGGAGCACAGCCAGAAGGTGTTACTTGCCAAAACCTTATCTACAGCACCAGCTCTAATCAAGGCGACAAGTTTTCGCGGTGTATAATCCATGGCGAAGCCAGCTGGACATGAGCTACTGCAAGTTCCGCATTGGACACATCGTCTCATCTTTTGGCCGCCAGGCATCTCGTAAAGTTCATCGACTAGGTCGCGATAGAGTGGATGACCGCAGTAATATTGAAACTCCTCATATTTATCGAGCCCTCCAAGCCTAGCTCTCCAAGTAGCAACGTACTCTCTTCCAAATTCATCCTTAGCAGTTTTGAACAAGATACCTTCTAGTATGCGGATGCTCTGTGTAATCTGGTAGAGAGTTTCCTCCCTTGCTGTCGATGGCTTCTGAGATTTATATTGTCTGATGAGA from Candidatus Bathyarchaeia archaeon carries:
- a CDS encoding heme o synthase; translation: MKMVRTLLVYMEAAKLKTVLLLVFTGISAAIAGGGISVFVNPTPLLMAVVLSGASGAAGANMLTSYLDRDIDAVMERTRKRPLPSGRLIPAKNALYVGLSLLVISLAASATVNLLCTLLIFIAVVDNVLIYSMFLKRKNPLSVILGGFSGGIPVLVGYAAATGTLPPIAFLVAALVVLWIPTHIWSLAIRYREDYSKVRVPMLPTVVSEKKAVRCIASTSILLVAFSLSLYFAGAFGLLYLAVAATLGAGMITLNTILILRPTKRNAWIVYKYSSPYLGLLFIAMVLDTLL
- a CDS encoding MFS transporter; amino-acid sequence: MDKPGCRNLWFYGYIPYKMAAGLLSVLVPLFIVENLKCTLLDVGIVTACFNLAVIPSVIIWGVISDTLGRRKIFVVASFLLTGATLVPLAFAKGVWDFLIWSVLQAFFFTMHEPATNMLIVELNARGKWNEKIGIYQMVSGLGWSAGLIIGAIGVAVYSFPDLMCISAGMYVVASIASLVLIRDPDVPLNREEIAAERAGLSVTERARFHYRWIHRPPNLIGFFKKMVSEVGSDLGLFNLGVFIFSASATIVFTAFPIFFLNEVGLEPFVIFSIFFVNSLASAVGYQWSGVMADKYGDKRLIMVASASRVVLFPLFILCTISPLNSAVVIAIVLLGVIGISWALFSVSSTALSMQLVPRTKFGESSGLYYASTGLGSVIGGFFGGVLPFVFWQSQEGIGIFFFLSGTLFLFPLYVFGRLKVPIA
- a CDS encoding translation initiation factor IF-6 is translated as MTIHRFEILGSPNLGIYALATDTYALVPTGVSEGKLAKIRKVLGVDVCQIDVGESKLNGVLAAGNTHGIALPYYSSEEEVRLLKRELRDINVERLAGKKTALGNLILLNDKGAVVDPSFQPSEMRALADIFDVEVHPAEIAHLPYVGSFAAATNRGALLHPHAEEEEKALITEVLKVPVDVGTVNGGVPYVASGILVNVRGALVGSTTTGPEILIISNIFEV
- a CDS encoding MFS transporter → MRRYKILALCSLVHGLNHSYWVILPPLLPILIKEFEISTTEAGLLASAFFIPYAIFQLPIGSIADRVDRRLLIGLGLLLSAVGIFLSGLAPNYWTLLIFQAVAGFGGGTYHPSAIAVIAQNFPSEERGRAYGLHGIATNLSFFITPLMVTHLATWGWRTPFLLFGLLGVVASAIFLPLAGRQANSATVEERKRMTFVLRNRQLLKLSSINASVTVVDRGVVTFLPLLLTVIYSFDVAQAGSTLSLFFLFGLAGQLIGGYLTDRIDRRVLLTAMLTAIGIGTLAFALAPSPLLALPTVAIVAIFLFSTFPLTETLATTFLPEASRGSGLGVYFTISSGVGAFSPYLIGGLIAILGYQPAYLSLAFVAFAGVLISARSGSKQLTSGKTFKYEGR
- a CDS encoding CoB--CoM heterodisulfide reductase iron-sulfur subunit B family protein, coding for MEIRYIVERLLQYTYYPGCSVQLLQKGYDTSTRLVAEALGIGLVELEDWNCCGATAYISIDQLSAHALVARNLARAERTSRDILVICPSCFTTLNKTNTLLAEDTKLRKQVEFTLGRIGLTYFGSLKIRHLLDILINDVGEERIRSFVSSDNEEFGSRGLGGLKVAPYYGCQITRPMRSFDDPEAPTTMDRVLSWAGAEVVNYPLKARCCGGTLLMTNEDVGLPLVRNLLKCAVENGAQCIATACPLCQMNLESYQGKINKKFGTHYSIPSVYFTQLLGLALGLSMKNLGIGKELVSAKKLLASLRRM
- a CDS encoding DUF2096 family protein, with the translated sequence MGVRALLRVKKGSVVIHAEKEELIERTWLLLADMAVDLRRMGAHVEPEVKTILRNSRVLIRQYKSQKPSTAREETLYQITQSIRILEGILFKTAKDEFGREYVATWRARLGGLDKYEEFQYYCGHPLYRDLVDELYEMPGGQKMRRCVQCGTCSSSCPAGFAMDYTPRKLVALIRAGAVDKVLASNTFWLCSSCYLCAVRCPAGIKFTEIMYRLRQLSGKLGLNGVGTPAKTLAKMFVDIVNRKGRVSEIELSMKFFLTTSPRRLLGMACLGLKLLVRGRLLHLPCKIKGLREIKQITSQASWRSDI